The Pelmatolapia mariae isolate MD_Pm_ZW linkage group LG10_11, Pm_UMD_F_2, whole genome shotgun sequence genome includes a region encoding these proteins:
- the LOC134635276 gene encoding claudin-4-like, with product MDGGRRQILGLALAINGVLGTIMICALPAWKVFINTVYNHGIYGAWHGLWKICTIYATGKMECVGYEVFTVQVDDTMKAIRALVIIAIISGIFGILLGVAGNKRINFMLDDGQKRKVGFASGVVFIIAGFLVVIPVCWMANIIILDSYKLRHDSSVSVKLGASLYIGWFTTGFLFLGGGLLLYRQE from the coding sequence ATGGATGGTGGTAGAAGACAGATTTTGGGTTTGGCTTTAGCCATCAACGGTGTATTGGGGACCATCATGATCTGTGCTCTCCCTGCCTGGAAAGTCTTCATTAATACTGTGTACAATCATGGAATTTATGGGGCATGGCATGGTTTATGGAAAATCTGTACAATATATGCCACAGGCAAGATGGAATGCGTTGGGTATGAAGTTTTTACAGTACAGGTAGATGACACCATGAAAGCTATCAGAGCACTCGTCATTATCGCGATCATCAGTGGGATATTTGGAATCCTGCTTGGTGTGGCCGGGAACAAGCGCATTAACTTCATGTTGGATGATGGGCAAAAACGCAAAGTGGGCTTTGCTTCCGGAGTTGTCTTCATCATTGCAGGTTTCTTGGTGGTCATACCTGTCTGCTGGATGGCCAACATCATCATTCTTGATTCCTACAAGCTCAGACATGACAGTAGTGTCAGCGTAAAGCTGGGAGCCTCACTTTACATTGGCTGGTTCACTACTGGGTTTCTGTTCCTGGGAGGAGGCCTGCTCCTGTACCGGCAGGAATGA
- the LOC135933603 gene encoding trichohyalin-like: MSQKEQERQEADPSSIPWYESLDPYMSSLPWDEQVELEEKRLEEMENENLMNREKIKILTEENERKSAELEKLSYQLQEREGLIEGKQLALQDKKNHELQEKLDEAMEKIKDLLQNEKKESIKGDKMLKKNQELQEKLDGALEKNKDLLQKEKKESIKQENMVKKNQELQEKLDEALEKLKEIHQEEKQQSTQQRDMQSKLQAMEEKYKALQVKHDKTLHKSQQLLQDKKQMEMKQKEMDSKLDEMEEKHRLLQIKLEKTVHRNKEFIQEREQQEMLEKETDSKLEVLEEKLKMLQITLEETLLKNKEMLHEKDQQKIQQEEMDCKLRNIKNQNEGLQVMLDEALERNKEFLHEKDQQKIQKEEMDCKLRHIKNQNEGLQVMLDEALERNKEFLHEKDQQKIQKEEMDCKLRNIEKQNEGLQVMLDEALERNKEFLHEKDQQKIQKEEMDCKLRNIEKQNEGLQVMLDEALERNKEILQDKKQEPVEQRDLQSKLQAMEEKYKALQVKHDKTVHKNQQLLQDKKKMEMKQKEMDSKLDEMEEKHRLLQIRLDKKVHKNKEFIQEREQQGKLEKETDRKFEVLEEKCKMLQITLEETLLKNKELLHEKDQQKIQQEEMDCKLRNIEKQNEGLQVILNEALERNKEILQDKKQEPVEQRDLQSKLQAMEEKYKALQVKHDKTVHKNQQLLQDKKKMEMKQKEMDSKLDEMEEKHRLLQIRLDKKVHKNKEFIQEREQQGKLEKETDSKFEVLEEKCKMLQITLEETLLKNKELLHEKDQQKIQQEEMDCKLRNIEKQNEGLQVILDEALEKNKEILQDKKQEPVEQRDLQSKLQAMEEKCKALQVKHDKTVHKNQQLLQDKKKMEMTQKEMDSKFDDMEEKHRLLQIRLDKNVHGNKELLQEKDQQKIQQEEEKLDLQRKNQALQELYNETKYKTTVLEGEKKKLEKQCSAMQSSINEMLRKNTELEELSKTLKNKNTEIQAQKQEQQKTHKDLQCRLQDIQKRNQQLEDMHTDVHKAKRIEEATVKELKDQLKEKQEQLEDMVKRCSKLDKENTETMDELKTLIIEKKVLVEQCLKKKKKRFHWFRRRDSAASHLM; the protein is encoded by the coding sequence ATGTCTCAGAAAGAGCAAGAAAGACAAGAAGCTGACCCCAGCTCTATTCCATGGTATGAGTCCCTAGACCCTTATATGAGCTCTCTACCTTGGGATGAACAGGTAGAATTAGAGGAAAAGCGACTGGAAGAAATGGAGAATGAAAATCTCATGAACAGAGAGAAGATTAAGATCCTgacagaagaaaatgagagaaagagcGCCGAATTAGAAAAATTATCCTACCAGCTTCAGGAAAGGGAAGGTCTTATTGAGGGGAAACAATTGGCTCTCCAAGATAAGAAGAATCACGAGCTCCAAGAAAAGCTTGATGAAGCTATGGAAAAAATTAAAGATCTGCtccaaaatgagaaaaaagagagcattAAAGGGGATAAAATGCTCAAGAAGAATCAGGAGCTCCAAGAAAAGCTTGATGGAgctctggaaaaaaataaagatctgctccaaaaggagaaaaaagagagcataaaacaggaaaacatggtCAAGAAGAATCAGGAGCTCCAAGAGAAGCTTGACGAAGCTctggaaaaactgaaagaaatccACCAAGAAGAGAAGCAACAGTCCACACAGCAGAGAGACATGCAGAGCAAACTCCAAGccatggaggaaaaatacaaaGCGCTGCAGGtgaaacatgacaaaactctgcaCAAAAgtcaacagttgcttcaagacaagaagcaaatggaaatgaaacagaaagaaatggacTCCAAGCTTGACGAGatggaagaaaaacacagattGCTCCAAATCAAGCTTGAGAAAACAGtgcacagaaataaagagtTCATTCAAGAGAGAGAGCAACAAGAAATGCTCGAGAAAGAAACGGACTCCAAGCTTGAAGTCTTggaggaaaaactgaaaatgctgcaaATAACTCTTGaggaaacactgctcaaaaataaagagatgctTCACGAGAAAgaccaacagaaaatacaacagGAAGAAATGGATTGCAAGCTGAGGAACATCAAGAACCAGAATGAAGGCTTGCAAGTCATGCTTGATGAAGCTCTGGAGAGGAATAAAGAGTTCCTTCACGAGAAAgaccaacagaaaatacaaaaggaaGAAATGGATTGCAAGCTGAGGCACATCAAGAACCAGAATGAAGGCTTGCAAGTAATGCTTGATGAAGCTCTGGAGAGAAATAAAGAGTTTCTTCATGAGAAAgaccaacagaaaatacaaaaggaaGAAATGGATTGCAAGCTGAGGAACATcgagaaacaaaatgaaggctTGCAAGTAATGCTTGATGAAGCTCTGGAGAGAAATAAAGAGTTTCTTCATGAGAAAgaccaacagaaaatacaaaaggaaGAAATGGATTGCAAGCTGAGGAACATcgagaaacaaaatgaaggctTGCAAGTAATGCTTGATGAAGCTCTGGAGAGAAATAAGGAGATCCTCCAAGACAAGAAACAAGAGCCCGTAGAGCAGAGAGACCTGCAGAGCAAACTCCAAGccatggaggaaaaatacaaaGCTCTGCAGGTGAAGCATGACAAAACTGTGCACAAAAatcaacagttgcttcaagacaagaagaaaatggaaatgaaacagaaagaaatggacTCCAAACTTGacgagatggaggaaaaacacagattgCTCCAAATCAGGCTCGATAAAAAAGTGCACAAAAATAAAGAGTTCATTCAAGAGAGAGAGCAACAAGGAAAGCTTGAGAAAGAAACGGACCGCAAGTTTGAAGTCTTGGaggaaaaatgcaaaatgctccAAATAACTCTTGAGGAAACtctgctaaaaaataaagaGTTGCTTCACGAGAAAgaccaacagaaaatacaacaagaagaaatggatTGCAAGCTGAGGAACATcgagaaacaaaatgaaggctTGCAAGTAATACTCAATGAAGCTCTGGAGAGGAATAAAGAGATCCTCCAAGACAAGAAACAAGAGCCCGTAGAGCAGAGAGACCTGCAGAGCAAACTCCAAGccatggaggaaaaatacaaaGCTCTGCAGGTGAAGCATGACAAAACTGTGCACAAAAatcaacagttgcttcaagacaagaagaaaatggaaatgaaacagaaagaaatggacTCCAAACTTGacgagatggaggaaaaacacagattgCTCCAAATCAGGCTCGATAAAAAAGTGCACAAAAATAAAGAGTTCATTCAAGAGAGAGAGCAACAAGGAAAGCTTGAGAAAGAAACGGACTCCAAATTTGAAGTCTTGGaggaaaaatgcaaaatgctccAAATAACTCTTGaggaaacactgctcaaaaataaAGAGTTGCTTCACGAGAAAgaccaacagaaaatacaacaagaagaaatggatTGCAAGCTGAGGAACATcgagaaacaaaatgaaggctTGCAAGTAATACTCGATGAAGCTctggagaaaaataaagagatCCTCCAAGACAAGAAACAAGAGCCCGTAGAGCAGAGAGACCTGCAGAGCAAACTCCAAGCCATGGAGGAAAAATGCAAAGCTCTGCAGGTGAAGCATGACAAAACTGTGCACAAAAatcaacagttgcttcaagacaagaagaaaatggaaatgacacagaaagaaatggacTCCAAGTTTGACGACatggaagaaaaacacagattGCTCCAAATCAGGCTCGATAAAAATGTGCACGGAAATAAAGAGCTGCTTCAAGAAAAAgaccaacagaaaatacaacaggaagaagaaaaacttgATCTCCAGAGGAAAAATCAAGCACTCCAAGAATTGTATAACGAAACGAAGTACAAAACAACTGTActggaaggagaaaagaaaaagctggaaaaacaaTGCTCAGCGATGCAGAGTAGCATCAATGAAATGCTGAGAAAAAATACCGAACTTGAGGAACTTTCTAAGACCTtgaagaacaaaaacactgaaatccaGGCGCAAAAGcaagaacaacagaaaacacataAAGACCTGCAGTGTAGACTTCAAGATATCCAGAAGAGAAACCAGCAGCTGGAAGACATGCACACAGATGTGCACAAGGCAAAGCGAATAGAGGAGGCAACAGTTAAAGAACTGAAAGACcagcttaaagaaaaacaagaacaattAGAAGACATGGTGAAAAGATGCAGCAAACTTgataaagaaaacacagaaacaatggATGAGCTGAAAACCCTCATCATTGAGAAAAAGGTGCTCGTGGAACAGtgtctgaaaaagaagaaaaaacgctTCCACTGGTTCAGGAGGAGGGACAGTGCTGCTTCTCACCTGATGTAA